CAGCCGCGCGGGGTCCTCGCCGAGGATCACGTCGAAGCTCGGGTCGCTCCAGGCCTGCTGGATCTTCAGCTGCGCACCGCGCAGCGGGACGACGAGCGCGAGCCCGTGCACCGCGCGCTGGCCGAGCCCGCGATCGGCCAGCCAGTTCTGCAACGCGAATGTGTGCTCACGCGACTTTTCCAGGGGCGTGCGCCGGTCGCGCCCCTCCATGGCGGCCGGCTCGCCGTTGATCGTCCACGCGCCGTTCAGCGGGATCTCCAGCACGCCGTCCTGCCGCGCCACCAACGCCTCCGCCTCGATCACCACGCAGCTGGTCGGCGTCCAGATCACCGCGTCGAACTGATGCAGCCGATCCTTGTGGAACAGACTGCAGTTGATCGTGGCGACGCCCTTGGGGCTGCCCGGGTCCTTCCAGGTGCGCAGCCAATCGATCAGCGCGCGCTCGGCATTGGTGCCCGCGGCGTTCTGCACTCGCACCAGCATTGACGACCGCCCTTCACGTCGACACTCGACAGCTCACAGGATACGAGGTCCGGCGCCGGGTTCGTCGCCCTCATGGCAACAGTCGGCGTGTTGGTGCGCACTCACTCCGCCGGTTCGGCCGCGATCTTGCCGCTGCGCACCGCCTCGACCAGCACCGCGTGGTCGGCTTCGGTGCGATCGGCGTAGCGGACCGCGAACGCCGCGACCGCCTCCTCGAACCGCTCGTCGTCGCCGAGATAGCCTGCCAGCAGGCGGGGATCGAGCGAGCGGGAGTGCGCGCGGGCCAGTAGCGCCCCGGCCAGCCTGCCGTAGTCGTCGAGATCGTCGGCGGACAGTTCCGCCGGGTCGATGCTGCCCTTCAGATTGCGGAATTGCCGCACGATGAACGGCAATTCGACGCCGTCGCCGGTCGGGTCCACGCTGGTCCAGCCGAGCAGGATATCGGTCTCGGATTGAACGTGCCTGGCGCCCTGCACGATTCGCTCGCCTTCGTGGCGTGCCGGGACGGCGGGCAGATAGGGCGCGAGCGCGGACGGGTTGGCCTGCTTGATCTGCAGAACCACCGACTCGCCCTCGTTACCGTGCAGCAACGCCACATAGCTGTGCAGCCCGACACTGCCGGTGCCGACGATCCGGAACGCGATGTCGGACACCGCGAATCGCGCGAGCAGATGACGCCGGGACTCCCGCAGGGTGCCCGCGTAGCGCTCCAGTCCACCGGTGAACGCCGCCGCCACGTGCTCGTCCACCTCGGTGAGAATCGGTGGGTCGCTGACGAATCGGTGCTTGCGGATGCCGGTCTCGTGATCTTCCAGGTGCTCGGTCCACTTCGCGACCACTTTGGCGCTGGTGTTCTTGCGGGCCTTCTTGGCGGCCTTCTTGAAATCGTCGATCAGGTCCTCGGCCTTCGCGGCGCTCAGGATCGACTCGTCGGGCAGCGCGGTCCACGAGGTCATGAACGGCAGATCAGCGAGTTGACCGGCGGCGAGGCGGTACGCGCGCGCGGCGTCGCAGGCCGCCCGGCGGCAATCCTGCTCGTCCGCACCGCTTTCCCGGCCCGCGAGCACCAGGCTGGCCGCGAGCCGCTCCAGATCCCATTCCCACGGACCGGCCACGGTTTCGTCGAAATCGTTGATGTCCATGATGATTTCGCCGCGGGCCGTGCCGTACAGGCCGAAATTGGCGGCGTGCGCGTCACCGCAGATCTGTGCGGCCAGCCCGCTGTCCGGTCCGCCGGCCAGATCGGCGGCCATCAGCCCCGCCGCGCCGCGGTAGAAGGTGAACGGTGAGGTGATCATCCGTCCGATCCGCAGCGGCACCAGATGCGGCAGGCGCCCCGCATTGCTCGCCTCGATGAAGTCGAGCACCTCCGGCCGCCGCACGCTGGTGGCCTCGCGATCGCGCGCGATCACCGGGACTTGCTGGCGAATCGCCCGTCCGCGCGCACGTACCTCCGCAGCGGGGGTGTACGAGCGCAAATCGATACCGTTCTCCGACACAAGGACTGACGCTAGCGGGTAACTGCCATCCTGGGCACCCCCGATGGTCGACGTCACTCGGGCCGAGATCGCGCGGGGCGATCCCGGCCCGATTCCCACCGTGCTGGTTCGACCGGTCGCTCAGGTGGCCGAGACCGGCGGCTGCGCCGCATCCGCCGGGACGATCGGCAGGCGCAACGCACCGGGCGCGGCGGCGGGCACGACGGCGTGCTTCGGCGCCACCGGGACGATCCGCCGGTAGGCCGCACCGAGTTCGGGGCGCGGGTCCTGCTCGTTCTTGTTGGGCCAGAACGCCATTGCCCGCTCGGCCTGCGCGGTGATGGTGAGCGAGGGATTGACGCCCAGATTCGCCGTCACCGCGGATCCATCCGCGATGTGCAGTCCGGGGTGGCCGAACACCCGCTGATATGGATCGACGACGCCGGTGTCGGCCGTGTCGCCGATGACGCAGCCGCCGATGTAGTGCGCGGTCGCCGGGATGTTGAACACGTCCATCACCAGGCCGTGCGTATCGCCCTCGACCTTCTCGCCGAAACGGCGGCCGATGTCGTGCGCCATCGGGATCCAGGTCGGGTTCGGCTCGCCGGTGCCCTGTTTCGTCTTCAACAGCCCGCGCTTGCGGAACGAGGTCAGCGAATTGTCCAGCGACTGCATGACCAGCAGGATCACCGACTTCTCCGAGGCGTGCCTGGCGTTGAGGCTGCGCAGGAAGACCAAGGGATGCAGCACGATCGCGAGCAGGAAGCGCAGGAACCGGAACGCGCCGCCGTCCACGATCGGCACCGACATCGGGAACAGCGCGTTCTGGCCCTTGCCGTAGTGGCACACCTCGATGTGGGTGTCCTCGGCCGGGTGGATGGAGGAGGTGATCGCGATGCCCT
This genomic stretch from Nocardia brasiliensis ATCC 700358 harbors:
- a CDS encoding nuclease-related domain-containing protein, which translates into the protein MLVRVQNAAGTNAERALIDWLRTWKDPGSPKGVATINCSLFHKDRLHQFDAVIWTPTSCVVIEAEALVARQDGVLEIPLNGAWTINGEPAAMEGRDRRTPLEKSREHTFALQNWLADRGLGQRAVHGLALVVPLRGAQLKIQQAWSDPSFDVILGEDPARLRHYFDVLAEQEKHLWTANDVAVAFRGLGILPYLPAPQELLNEGFLGPIDITLWHGGPNQAQAEAYAEELAQAEREASKPIYAVEAPWYSPWKLYPRETRDMDFGRAFMRITLAVGMLIAFAWLLWFVISAVLTYGP
- a CDS encoding DUF2252 domain-containing protein, which gives rise to MSENGIDLRSYTPAAEVRARGRAIRQQVPVIARDREATSVRRPEVLDFIEASNAGRLPHLVPLRIGRMITSPFTFYRGAAGLMAADLAGGPDSGLAAQICGDAHAANFGLYGTARGEIIMDINDFDETVAGPWEWDLERLAASLVLAGRESGADEQDCRRAACDAARAYRLAAGQLADLPFMTSWTALPDESILSAAKAEDLIDDFKKAAKKARKNTSAKVVAKWTEHLEDHETGIRKHRFVSDPPILTEVDEHVAAAFTGGLERYAGTLRESRRHLLARFAVSDIAFRIVGTGSVGLHSYVALLHGNEGESVVLQIKQANPSALAPYLPAVPARHEGERIVQGARHVQSETDILLGWTSVDPTGDGVELPFIVRQFRNLKGSIDPAELSADDLDDYGRLAGALLARAHSRSLDPRLLAGYLGDDERFEEAVAAFAVRYADRTEADHAVLVEAVRSGKIAAEPAE